The proteins below come from a single Falco peregrinus isolate bFalPer1 chromosome Z, bFalPer1.pri, whole genome shotgun sequence genomic window:
- the FAM219A gene encoding protein FAM219A isoform X12 produces MNYKPSPLQVKLANCVDPHCTVPIAGSSVSSWSEKQRELARKGSLKNGNMGSPVNQQPKKNNVMARTRLVVPNKGYSSLDQSPDEKPLVALDTDSDDDFDMSRYSSSGYSSAEQINQDLNIQLLKDGYRLDEIPDDEDLDLIPPKSVNPTCMCCQATSSTACHIQ; encoded by the exons CAAATTGCGTGGACCCACACTGCACTGTCCCCATAGCAGGAAGCTCTGTCTCCTCCTGGTCAG aaaagcagagagagcTGGCTCGGAAGGGATCCCTGAAGAATGGCAACATGGGAAGCCCAGTTAATCAGCAGCCCAAGAAGAACAATGTGATGGCACGAACAAG gCTCGTCGTTCCCAATAAGGGCTATTCATCGTTAGACCAGAGTCCAGATGAAAAGCCACTGGTAGCCCTGGATACGGACAG TGATGATGACTTTGACATGTCCAGATATTCCTCCTCGGGATACTCGTCAGCTGAG CAGATCAACCAAGACTTGAACATCCAGCTGCTAAAGGATGGGTACCGGTTAGATGAGATCCCAGATGACGAGGACCTTGACCTAATCCCCCCTAAATCGGTCAACCCTACCTGCATGTGTTGCCAAGCCACCTCCTCCACCGCCTGTCACATCCAGTAG